In the Acanthopagrus latus isolate v.2019 chromosome 23, fAcaLat1.1, whole genome shotgun sequence genome, one interval contains:
- the LOC119013446 gene encoding zinc finger and SCAN domain-containing protein 21-like, with amino-acid sequence MSSVECLREFVNERLTAAAEEIFRVFKQTIVEYEEEIDRQRKLLDIVWKPEIKLHRIELPQQHVCKEEEVLTEQQLLNQERNSSLDQEDPEPPQIKEEQEELCTSHEGEPLELKLETDAFMLTPADEDSVHSEPELQSDHQLLSDNSHVAESQDQRGGKHGDSGSTRDAEPEPTKRPDSSESHSDNENNSNLSEIQQSTLTDKKSFRCDTFGKTLKCKSQFHSQLKTHMKTNISKWYTYNTCGRDFKMNSNSKDHMRVHSSDDGKPEPKIQHNPLPGKKSFKCKTCGRDFKYRSYLKIHMRSHTGEKPYSCKTCGKDFQSTSGFKSHLRSHSGEKPYICNTCGRGFKQNFNWKFHMTTHTI; translated from the exons ATGTCTTCAGTTGAGTgtttgagagagtttgtcaaCGAGCGactaacagctgctgctgaagaaatattcagagtttttaaacaaactatCGTCGAGTACGAGGAAGAGATCGACCGTCAGCGCAAACTGCTGGACATCGTTTGGAAACCTGAAATAAAGCTACACAGGATAG agctcccacagcagcatgtctgtaaggaggaggaggttctcactgagcagcagctcttaaaccaggagaggaactccagtctggaccaagaggacccagagcctccacagattaaagaggaacaggaggaactgtGCACCAGTCATGAAGGAGAGCCGCTTGAACTGAAGCTGGAGACTGATGCCTTTATGTTGACTCCTGCTGATGAGGACAGTGTCCACAGTGAACCAGAACTACAAAGTGACCaccagctgctctctgacaACTCTCATGTAGCTGAGAGTCAGGACCAGAGAGGAGGCAAGCATGGAGACTCAGGATCAACTAGAGATGCAGAGCCAGAACCAACGAAGAGACCTGACAGCAGTGAAAGTCACAGTGACAACGAGAACAACTCCAACTTGTCAGAGATTCAACAGAGTACACTTACAGACAAGAAGTCTTTCAGATGTGACACTTTTGggaaaactttaaaatgtaagtCCCAATTTCACTCACAACTGAAAACTCATATGAAAACCAACATAAGTAAGTGGTATACTTACAATACATGTGGGagagattttaaaatgaacagtaaCTCAAAAGACCACATGAGAGTTCATTCCAGCGATGACGGCAAACCAGAACCAAAGATCCAACATAATCCTCTCCCAGGCAAAAAGTCCTTCAAATGTAAGACATGTGGGAGAGATTTCAAATACAGGAGCTATCTTAAAATACACATGAGAAGTCACACCGGAGAGAAGCCGTATTCGTGCAAAACATGTGGAAAAGACTTCCAATCTACAAGTGGGTTTAAAAGTCACCTGAGATCTCACTCGGGGGAGAAACCGTACATTTGCAACACATGTGGGAGAGGATTCAAACAAAACTTCAACTGGAAATTCCACATGACAACCCATACAATTTAG
- the LOC119013444 gene encoding zinc finger protein OZF-like — MSTVECLKEFVNERLTAAAEEIFRVFKQTIVEYEEEIDRQRKLLDIVWKPEIKLHRIELPQQHVCKEEEVLTEQQLLNQERNSSLDQEDPEPPQIKEEQQELCTSQEGEPLELKLETDAFMLTPADEDSVHSEPELQSDHQLLSDNSHVAESQDQRGGKHGDSGSTRDAEPEPTKRLDSSESHSDNENNFKLSEIQQSTLTDINSFRCDTCGKDFKYKSYLKKHMRGHTGEKPYSCKTCGKNFRDGSAFKVHMRFHTGERPYTCKVCESGFVTSSELTRHMRVHTGEKPYTCKTCGKNFRDCGVFKIHMRFHTGDRPYTCKVCAKGFVSSSELTKHMRVHTGEKPYSCGMCGKDFKGASTFKIHMRFHTGERPYPCKVCGKGCISNSEFTKHMRGHTGEKPYTCETCGKDFKDGSTFKIHMRFHTGERPYPCKVCGKGCISSSELTKHKRVHARKKPQM, encoded by the exons ATGTCTACAGTTGAGTGTTTGAAAGAGTTTGTCAACGAGCGactaacagctgctgctgaagaaatattcagagtttttaaacaaactatCGTCGAGTACGAGGAAGAGATCGACCGTCAGCGCAAACTGCTGGACATCGTTTGGAAACCTGAAATAAAGCTACACAGGATAG agctcccacagcagcatgtctgtaaggaggaggaggttctcactgagcagcagctcttaaaccaggagaggaactccagtctggaccaagaggacccagagcctccacagattaaagaggaacagcagGAACTGTGcaccagtcaggagggagagccGCTTGAACTGAAGCTGGAGACTGATGCCTTTATGTTGACTCCTGCTGATGAGGACAGTGTCCACAGTGAACCAGAACTACAAAGTGACCaccagctgctctctgacaACTCTCATGTAGCTGAGAGTCAGGACCAGAGAGGAGGCAAGCATGGAGACTCAGGATCAACTAGAGATGCAGAGCCAGAACCAACGAAGAGACTTGACAGCAGTGAAAGTCACAGTGACAACGAGAACAACTTCAAATTGTCAGAGATTCAACAGAGTACTCTAACAGACATTAACTCTTTCAGATGTGACACTTGTGgaaaagattttaaatacaaGAGCTATCTTAAGAAACACATGAGAGGTCATACAGGTGAGAAGCCATATTCATGTAAAACATGTGGAAAAAATTTCCGCGATGGCAGTGCATTTAAAGTTCATATGAGATTCCACACAGGGGAGAGACCATATACCTGCAAAGTATGTGAGAGTGGTTTTGTAACCAGTAGTGAGTTGACAAGgcacatgagagtccacaccGGTGAGAAGCCGTacacatgcaaaacatgtggaAAAAATTTCCGAGATTGCGGTGTGTTTAAAATTCATATGAGATTCCACACAGGTGACCGGCCATATACCTGCAAAGTATGTGCGAAGGGTTTTGTATCCAGTAGTGAGTTGACAAAGCACATGAGggtccacacaggtgagaagccgtatTCGTGTGGAATGTGTGGAAAAGATTTCAAAGGAGCCAGTACGTTTAAAATCCATATGCGATTCCACACCGGTGAGAGGCCGTATCCTTGCAAAGTGTGTGGGAAAGGCTGTATATCCAATAGTGAGTTTACAAAGCACATGAGAggccacacaggtgagaagccgtatACATGTGAGACGTGTGGAAAAGATTTCAAAGACGGCAGCACGTTTAAAATTCATATGAGattccacacaggtgagaggcCGTATCCCTGCAAAGTATGTGGGAAAGGCTGTATATCCAGTAGTGAGTTGACAAAACACAAGAGAGTCCACGCACGTAAGAAGCCACAAATGTAG